The following are from one region of the Salmo trutta chromosome 20, fSalTru1.1, whole genome shotgun sequence genome:
- the LOC115156322 gene encoding gastrin-releasing peptide receptor, which produces MSLEDSFILNPENILMFNLSRASGIDTGVQEHYIWLPGIVIATVYGLLIIIGIIGNVTLMRTFIAVKSMRTVPNLLMSSLALGDLLLLVTCAPVDASRYLADEWLFGRVGCKLIPFIQLTSVGVSVFTLTVLSADRYKAIVKPMDIQRSTAKICFRAAAIWLFSMTLAIPEAIFSDLHTFNIGQTNDTFVTCAPYPNAGELHPKIHSMAFFLIFYIIPLIIISVYYCFIARSLIRSASDIPVEAHLHIQKQIESRKRLAKTVLVFVILFAVCWLPSHVIYLYRSYHYGQVDTSLGHFIASVCARVLAFINSCINPFALYLLSNSFHKQFNKQLRCCCHPPIRCNAQGTGRINMRLTSIKSTNHSLDNFSHGAHVCQEGCV; this is translated from the exons ATGTCTTTGGAGGACTCCTTCATTTTAAACCCCGAAAACATATTGATGTTTAACTTGTCGCGGGCATCCGGTATCGACACAGGGGTCCAGGAGCACTACATTTGGCTGCCCGGTATCGTTATCGCCACCGTCTACGGACTTCTAATCATTATTGGAATTATCGGTAACGTCACGCTCATGAGAACGTTTATCGCCGTTAAATCCATGCGGACGGTGCCCAACCTATTAATGTCCAGCCTCGCGCTCGGTGACCTTCTGCTGCTTGTCACGTGCGCTCCGGTGGACGCAAGTCGGTACCTCGCTGACGAGTGGCTCTTCGGCCGGGTGGGATGCAAACTCATCCCTTTCATCCAACTCACCTCCGTCGGGGTTTCTGTTTTCACACTCACTGTGCTCTCTGCAGATAG GTACAAGGCCATTGTCAAACCCATGGACATTCAGAGGTCCACAGCTAAGATCTGCTTCCGAGCAGCAGCCATCTGGCTGTTCTCCATGACCCTGGCCATTCCTGAGGCCATCTTCTCCGATCTTCACACCTTTAACATCGGCCAGACCAATGACACCTTTGTGACATGTGCCCCCTACCCCAACGCCGGGGAACTGCACCCTAAGATCCACTCCATGGCCTTCTTCCTCATCTTCTACATCATTCCACTCATCATTATCTCTGTGTACTACTGCTTCATCGCACGCAGCCTGATCCGGAGCGCCTCAGACATACCCGTGGAGGCACACTTACATATCCAGAAACAG ATTGAGTCTAGGAAGCGTCTGGCTAAGACAGTGCTGGTGTTTGTGATTCTGTTCGCTGTGTGCTGGCTCCCAAGTCATGTGATCTATCTGTACCGCTCCTATCACTACGGCCAGGTGGACACGTCCCTGGGTCACTTCATTGCCAGTGTGTGTGCCCGCGTCCTGGCCTTCATCAACTCCTGCATCAACCCGTTCGCCCTCTACCTGCTCAGCAACAGCTTCCACAAGCAGTTCAACAAGCAGCTCCGCTGCTGCTGCCACCCACCAATCAGGTGTAACGCTCAGGGCACGGGGCGGATCAACATGCGACTGACTTCGATCAAGAGCACCAATCACTCACTGGATAACTTCAGCCACGGGGCTCATGTTTGTCAGGAAGGCTGTGTGTAG